From Trichoderma atroviride chromosome 1, complete sequence, one genomic window encodes:
- a CDS encoding uncharacterized protein (EggNog:ENOG41), with product MASSDVSSLCFACDKQGPRRCAKCKSARYCSPSCQKEDWPTHKLVCSSFSNHALSKRPTDEHFRVLLFPVDGKPEVIWHASRWIVDDQDDEEDCRFQSFEVDSILGSETFPIRTPIQHNPRLNRNLLNTIQICYRDTFLVDGSKPNRSVARVTSTRPGLYHDWSGPIFACGKIGLGIDQQKCRDLDMEDFRHIFDYFLSYNAIPATAAQTIKAVRINCFGDQKMCNRPAFESVEILSTDPIFNDHDTSEIANRIGFPIFTHRLPPNPVWAEDQDNKIFKNFNPFNNQDATFLHLCCDPNVPFNPAAGTLGWGLASTQWQTYVGSALVVRPDMKPLHPLHVEALCKYCHNDIWPFFSHSLGEYTPEEPMKQEAVLAMICRPTFVISWYKLLDEKRKNGNAVKAPYPYDV from the coding sequence ATGGCGAGCTCTGATGTATCAAGCTTGTGCTTCGCCTGCGATAAGCAAGGTCCTCGGCGCTGTGCAAAATGTAAAAGCGCCCGTTATTGttctccatcttgccagAAGGAAGACTGGCCTACCCACAAGCTTGTCTGTTCAAGCTTCTCGAATCACGCGCTGTCAAAGCGGCCAACCGACGAGCATTTCCGTgtccttctcttcccagTAGATGGAAAGCCAGAAGTCATCTGGCACGCCTCCAGGTGGATCGTTGAcgaccaagatgatgaagaggattGCAGGTTCCAATCTTTCGAGGTAGACTCAATTCTGGGCTCGGAGACCTTTCCGATCAGGACTCCAATTCAGCACAATCCCAGATTGAATCGAAACCTCCTCAATACAATCCAAATATGCTATCGCGACACTTTCCTCGTTGATGGGTCAAAACCCAACCGGAGTGTTGCGCGAGTCACTTCCACACGGCCTGGACTATACCACGACTGGAGTGGGCCTATTTTTGCCTGCGGAAAAATTGGCCTTGGAATAGATCAGCAAAAATGCAGAGATCTTGATATGGAAGACTTTCGACATATATTCGACTACTTCCTAAGTTACAATGCCATACCAGCAACTGCCGCTCAAACGATCAAGGCTGTCAGAATCAACTGCTTTGGTGACCAGAAGATGTGCAACAGACCAGCCTTTGAATCCGTCGAGATTCTCTCCACGGATCCTATTTTCAACGATCATGACACGTCGGAAATTGCAAACCGCATTGGATTCCCGATATTCACACATCGCCTTCCTCCAAATCCAGTTTGGGCAGAAGATCAAGACAACAagatttttaaaaactttaatcCATTTAATAACCAAGATGCGACCTTTCTCCACCTATGCTGCGACCCGAATGTCCCCTTTAACCCTGCAGCTGGAACGCTTGGCTGGGGACTCGCTTCTACGCAATGGCAGACTTATGTTGGCAGTGCTCTCGTTGTGCGTCCAGACATGAAACCGTTGCATCCACTGCATGTTGAAGCGCTTTGTAAGTACTGCCACAACGATATATGGCCATTCTTTTCTCACTCTCTGGGAGAATACACCCCAGAAGAGCCAATGAAGCAGGAAGCTGTTCTTGCTATGATCTGCCGGCCGACATTTGTTATATCATGGTATAAGCTGCTAGACGAGAAGCGAAAAAATGGTAATGCGGTAAAGGCTCCTTATCCTTATGATGTGTAA
- a CDS encoding uncharacterized protein (EggNog:ENOG41), translated as MQAVQPAIFSSAIQFAVSTNAAMSFYRPLYSTTGGDTFRLCSLYPGHFDDPIQCYIEPFNLHPPPKFEALSYTWGDPTDRLPIIANGETMLVTKNLATSLTYLRNCSNARVLWIDAICINQNDLGERSKQVMLMGKIYDVATRVISWLGIRDPLFDPFIEMHHATSLFQHIRFLKTHPPFQAYLESNNSPGTPYSGFEKHKNKFNNGLYSLQLLIGEREREKPAYWQRAWIIQEVIAAKRLILQSGSYIISEDDIDLVTEFISSPRVSLLMDGRYEERKSKAFFRSNTFVPISIYRSLLHENQADAGNGAARMRGPLQLLSLLKHNRSRLCSDGRDKVYSILGVSGSVTSGLSVDYNKSISEVYTETVQAMIQSSSTLEVLCSANLAETSELPGLPSWVPNWDKYKSPDSCERPISYNHQQATGNVPAKFSFETEGKVKILSAR; from the coding sequence ATGCAGGCTGTTCAACCGGCTATATTTTCTTCGGCCATTCAATTCGCTGTGTCTACAAACGCTGCAATGTCGTTTTATCGCCCGTTGTACTCAACTACTGGAGGAGATACTTTCCGTCTTTGCTCTTTGTATCCAGGACACTTCGATGATCCTATTCAATGTTATATCGAACCTTTCAATCTTCACCCTCCGCCGAAATTCGAGGCCTTGTCCTATACTTGGGGAGACCCTACGGATCGTCTTCCCATAATCGCCAACGGCGAGACAATGCTCGTCACTAAAAACCTTGCAACATCATTGACATATTTGAGAAATTGCTCAAACGCTAGAGTTCTGTGGATTGATGCAATTTGTATTAATCAAAACGATCTCGGCGAACGTAGCAAACAGGTCATGCTAATGGGAAAGATATACGATGTTGCAACGCGGGTTATTTCATGGCTAGGAATTCGCGATCCGCTGTTTGACCCCTTCATCGAAATGCACCACGCTACTTCACTGTTCCAGCACATCAGATTTCTCAAGACACACCCACCGTTTCAAGCATACCTTGAGAGCAACAACAGCCCTGGAACGCCATATTCCGGTTTTGAAAAACATAAAAACAAATTCAACAACGGCCTTTACTCTCTTCAGCTCCTCATAGgcgaaagggaaagggaaaagccAGCATATTGGCAACGCGCTTGGATTATTCAAGAAGTTATTGCTGCGAAAAGACTGATTCTGCAGTCGGGATCATATATTATTTCTGAAGATGATATCGACTTGGTCACGGAATTTATCAGCTCTCCGAGAGTGAGTTTGCTGATGGATGGGAGATACGAAGAACGAAAGTCCAAAGCCTTTTTCCGGTCCAACACGTTTGTGCCTATATCGATCTATCGGAGTCTTCTTCACGAGAATCAAGCTGATGCAGGCAATGGGGCGGCTAGAATGCGTGGGCCACTGCAACTCCTTAGCCTTTTAAAGCATAACAGATCTCGACTCTGCTCAGATGGGAGAGACAAAGTATACTCTATCCTAGGTGTCTCTGGGTCCGTGACCTCTGGACTCTCCGTCGATTATAACAAATCTATTTCAGAAGTATACACTGAGACTGTGCAAGCTATGATTCAATCATCCTCTACTCTTGAGGTATTATGCTCCGCAAACTTGGCAGAGACTTCTGAGTTGCCTGGCTTACCATCCTGGGTACCAAATTGGGATAAATATAAAAGCCCAGACTCATGCGAACGTCCGATTTCCTACAATCATCAACAGGCCACCGGTAATGTACCCGCAAAATTCAGTTTCGAGACAGAGGGAAAGGTCAAAATCCTATCAGCAAGGTGA
- a CDS encoding uncharacterized protein (EggNog:ENOG41~TransMembrane:7 (o24-45i57-79o99-121i133-156o176-201i213-233o245-267i)) → MNSAAASGSAPFSPVTFNDHAGKLWIVTILALIYSTLAVMARAYIKYKMLGLDDLFLALATVLHLAQSIAIFVGLNNGLGKFNSITPPEQWATSSKCALAAVILSLLALSFAKCSVLALILRIIGTKDGKTKIICITLMAISAAWGVGSSLAFLINCRADTLLTLDNIKQCPHQEIRWAVITAVDVSIEILTWMLIVQLSWTVNMSFIRKCQVAMVFSFRLLLIALSVSHLIYFDKYPTSAQPQFAVASSLLFQQVMIVWSLISATVPNMKNFLKSFSIGMGFPLPP, encoded by the exons ATGaattcagcagcagcgagcgGCTCGGCTCCATTCTCGCCCGTCACGTTCAACGACCATGCCGGGAAGCTGTGGATTGTCACGATTCTGGCGCTGATTTACAGCACGCTGGCGGTCATGGCACGCGCGTATATCAAGTACAAGATGCTTGGCCTGGATGATTTATTTCTTGCCTTGGCAACG GTATTGCATTTAGCGCAGTCCATCGCAATATTCGTTGGCTTGAacaatggccttggcaaGTTCAACTCGATTACACCGCCGGAACAATGGGCCACATCATCAAAA TGCGCTCTCGCAGCCGTTATTCTCAGTTTATTGGCCCTGAGTTTCGCCAAGTGCTCTGTCCTCGCCCTCATTCTACGCATCATTGGCACCAAGGATGGAAAGACCAAAATCATTTGCATTACACTCATGGCCATCAGTGCGGCTTGGGGCGTGGGCTCCAGCTTGGCATTTCTCATCAACTGCCGCGCCGATACGTTGTTGACACTGGACAATATTAAGCAATGTCCCCATCAG GAAATACGATGGGCAGTGATTACGGCCGTCGACGTCTCCATCGAAATACTCACTTGGATGCTCATTGTGCAGCTCTCTTGGACGGTCAACATGTCATTCATCCGCAAGTGTCAAGTGGCCATGGTCTTTTCCTTCCGTCTGCTGCTCATTGCCCTCTCGGTTTCCCACCTGATCTATTTCGACAAATACCCAACCTCTGCCCAGCCGCAGTTTGCCGTCGCCAGCTCTCTGCTCTTCCAACAGGTCATGATTGTGTGGTCCCTCATTTCTGCCACCGTGCCCAACATGAAGAACTTTTTGAAATCCTTCTCCATCGGTATGGGGTTTCCGCTGCCCCCCTGA
- a CDS encoding uncharacterized protein (EggNog:ENOG41) has protein sequence MSNIQLREAGYSELPRVAHILAKAFWEDNLFGQMIHPHRNEYPDDVDLYWLRRARVNFWDPRRRWLVATEKDKSGQEVIVGIAQWERLGDGGKKLERWTLDPRNISKPLSSAAMKIHAMVWPNRASDPGVEDIIERSYPHFDSIWSGKRAESWYLEALAVHPDYQGRNIGRRLVQWGLELAEADGICASVVSAYGKDEFYTKCGFDERYGNAGQGDGNPLAGVDGANIFWKWPKSRS, from the exons ATGTCTAATATTCAGCTGCGCGAAGCGGGCTACTCGGAACTGCCCAGGGTTGCTCATATTTTGGCAAAGGCATTCTGGGAAGACAACTTGTTCGGTCAGATGATACATCCTCACCGCAACGAGTATCCCGACGATGTAGACTTGTATTGGCTGAGGCGAGCACGCGTCAACTTCTGGGATCCCCGTCGACGATGGCTCGTTGCTAcagaaaaggacaagagcGGCCAAGAGGTGATTGTTGGTATTGCGCAATGGGAACGATTGGGAGACGGgggcaagaagctggagcgcTGGACCTTGGATCCTC GAAATATTTCCAAGCCTTTGTCCTCAGCTGCCATGAAGATTCATGCTATGGTCTGGCCCAACCGTGCAAGTGACCCAGGGGTAGAAGATATTATAGAGCGGTCCTACCCTCACTTTGATAGTATTTGGAGCGGCAAGCGTGCGGAGTCGTGGTATCTCGAGGCGCTGGCAGTGCATCCCGATTATCAGGGCAGAAATATAGGTCGGAGACTCGTACAATGGGGGCTTGAGCTGGCTGAAGCAGATGGCATCTGCGCGTCAGTGGTCAGTGCCTATGGCAAAGATGAGTTTTATACGAAATGCGGGTTTGACGAGCGATATGGCAACGCTGGACAGGGCGACGGCAATCCTTTGGCAGGTGTCGATGGGGCAAACATATTTTGGAAATGGCCCAAGTCCAGGTCATAA
- a CDS encoding uncharacterized protein (EggNog:ENOG41), whose protein sequence is MPGRAIKQFKRVSKKLPPVGDPNPKPTQNLQFSRFRELPAETRLLIWRAALLQAPVDRTIHVEVHTQIQSTAHACFTSNGVFCGQHGSCLAFREGLPHWSTYCMSDGYFASTDLVSGPENSESSSAMASLSLACRESRMAVLGLYPKALRVYQGPWHPGAKSRLVRCRPETDMLVIYAVPDMSLSHTHYPSLLSEESWHILNESKMKRFPYNRKQFAVFKEMVSCFQHVAIFSRLCGGGETFPREPQSWQGSGDSGDWYESFGNAVPGIDLFGSNDMKVLLLFFTSLKHLYFWLDPVCYANAWDDAIRVSNAKDLKKDEEPDVEHLQDKAEHFIAMYNERVQVENNHRPVADDTHWISQLKPLERVGCLCPASWLR, encoded by the coding sequence ATGCCTGGACGAGCAATAAAGCAGTTCAAGCGGGTAAGCAAAAAACTGCCTCCAGTTGGCGATCCAAATCCCAAACCAACGCAAAACTTGCAATTCTCCCGCTTCAGAGAGCTCCCCGCGGAAACAAGACTCCTAATCTGGCGCGcggctcttctccaagccCCCGTCGATCGCACAATTCACGTCGAGGTGCATACCCAGATACAATCAACTGCTCATGCCTGTTTCACCAGCAACGGCGTCTTTTGTGGCCAACACGGCAGCTGCCTGGCATTCAGAGAGGGACTTCCACACTGGTCAACCTACTGCATGTCCGATGGCTATTTCGCATCCACCGACTTGGTCTCTGGTCCCGAGAACTCAGAATCTTcctcggcaatggccagtCTCAGCCTTGCCTGCCGAGAATCCCGCATGGCAGTCCTTGGGCTGTACCCCAAAGCACTCCGAGTCTATCAAGGCCCTTGGCATCCAGGCGCCAAAAGTCGTCTCGTCCGCTGCCGCCCAGAGACGGATATGCTGGTCATCTATGCGGTGCCAGATATGAGCCTGAGTCACACGCATTATCCGTCACTGCTTAGCGAAGAGAGTTGGCATATCCTAAATGAATCCAAGATGAAAAGATTCCCCTACAACAGGAAACAGTTTGCCGTGTTCAAAGAAATGGTGTCTTGCTTCCAGCACGTAGCCATTTTCTCTCGCCTttgtggcggcggcgagacGTTTCCGCGAGAACCGCAGAGCTGGCAAGGCTCGGGTGACTCGGGAGACTGGTATGAGAGCTTTGGGAATGCAGTTCCTGGAATTGACCTCTTCGGGAGCAACGACATGAAGGTACTGCTTCTGTTCTTCACATCGTTGAAGCACCTCTATTTCTGGCTTGATCCAGTCTGCTATGCCAATGCCTGGGACGATGCGATTCGGGTCAGCAATGCCAAGGACCTGAAGAAGGACGAAGAGCCTGACGTGGAACACCTCCAGGACAAGGCCGAGCATTTCATCGCCATGTACAATGAGCGCGTGCAAGTCGAGAACAACCACCGCCCTGTGGCCGACGACACGCACTGGATATCGCAGCTAAAGCCGCTTGAACGAGTCGGATGCCTTTGTCCCGCTTCTTGGCTACGATGA
- a CDS encoding uncharacterized protein (EggNog:ENOG41), which translates to MECEKWLKAPNVRQIQQDRIEARHPGTCDWIWSNTTFTNWKALTPTSPFDGLLCVSGPPGCGKSVLASSIVDHMWNNSANALFFAFTGMYASHLKLDSLVRSLLSQLLQECTGEQGIRILQDFMLKGQPTISDLWRAFSMIADTFIAEPIYCVIDGVDESEDLVHELVQKLFGFLQSHSNFRFIVLGRSHAFHATDYVRHTIQIDSTLTKEDVDTVIEAEITQSDVFITPDLRTEVRRTLTDQCEGNLLWIKLMVEHLNKSVGVADAFKRLRGLPRDLQTAYETLLCGLVGRLERSELNLARKVFAFIIVSQCPLSLDELQYLLAADAMSEPTCGEKSIEDHLAPQPDLKILDVCGGLVNFIGDHLRLVHFSVMEFLIRPKSQWSHSRRSRKIQQFRVPLKQAHGWIAAASITYLETCYYSYQTHDWTKSPQLVKHNQLLGYSSKYSATHITQSDIKPGVIAAKIDKFLKSDRCVPWIEHFIMIMIDDESLDSQPMEFEKLSSWLGKAGHSLGLLQRVQTCLNREIDRRSQQYGQDDSRTERIRLFLDVVQNGFSSTGLQAVDPSSVGSVGAPTDISSILQLLRHETPLSLELKANLLLKLQLHLQKVKQLTDPLQIMFRILLEKASGLPIYALLIVGKFYLDIEKFEESLEIYFKALDKLEESEVPLKYFNIYRIGDVYKELKQYDKSMEYYARALAGREKILGPEHKDTLSTLHNISYVYSKLGQHAKAMEYDVRALAGREKILGPKHKDTLSTLHDIGCDYVNLKQYDKAMEYYARALAGREKILGPEHKDTLSTLHNISYAYSELGQHAKAIEYDIRALAGREKILGPKHKDTLSTLHDIGCDYVDLKQYDKAMEYYARALAGREKILGPEHEDTLLTINAINLIWDDLRQHDEALEYFSIFTGEEDEIVGPEYEDTLPTINNIHNSHDSLEQYDIPSDDLVQTLSGQEKEVSKPERRNTKVIQRLLGVICCNFQR; encoded by the coding sequence ATGGAGTGTGAAAAATGGCTGAAAGCACCGAATGTTCGGCAGATCCAACAGGATCGAATCGAAGCAAGACATCCTGGGACCTGCGATTGGATATGGTCAAACACAACTTTCACAAATTGGAAAGCTCTAACTCCGACATCACCTTTCGATGGATTGTTGTGTGTCAGCGGCCCTCCAGGCTGTGGAAAAAGTGTTCTGGCTTCTTCTATTGTTGATCACATGTGGAACAACAGCGCGAATGCCCTATTCTTTGCCTTCACCGGCATGTATGCCAGTCACTTGAAATTGGATAGCTTGGTTCGTTCGCTTCTATCGCAGCTTTTACAAGAATGTACCGGAGAACAAGGTATCCGAATTCTTCAAGACTTTATGTTGAAAGGTCAACCTACAATCTCCGACCTATGGAGAGCTTTCAGCATGATAGCTGATACATTCATCGCTGAGCCAATTTATTGCGTTATCGATGGCGTGGATGAGAGCGAAGATCTTGTTCATGAATTGGTACAAAAACTTTTTGGTTTCCTCCAATCGCATTCTAATTTTCGTTTCATTGTCCTTGGCCGATCCCACGCATTTCACGCAACCGATTATGTCAGGCACACAATTCAGATCGATTCTACTTTAACAAAAGAAGACGTTGATACAGTGATTGAAGCTGAAATAACACAATCTGATGTTTTTATTACACCAGATTTGCGAACTGAGGTCCGCAGAACTCTCACGGATCAGTGCGAGGGAAACCTTCTCTGGATCAAGCTTATGGTTGAACATCTAAATAAGTCCGTTGGAGTAGCTGACGCATTCAAAAGACTGCGTGGCTTACCAAGAGACCTTCAAACAGCTTATGAAACTTTACTCTGTGGACTTGTCGGCAGACTGGAGCGCTCTGAGTTAAACCTGGCTCGAAAGGTTTTTGCATTTATAATTGTTTCTCAATGTCCGCTGAGTCTCGACGAACTGCAATATTTACTCGCCGCAGATGCCATGTCCGAACCCACATGCGGAGAAAAGTCTATTGAGGACCATCTCGCTCCACAGCCGGATCTCAAAATCTTGGATGTCTGTGGTGGTCTCGTCAACTTCATAGGTGATCACCTGCGGCTAGTTCACTTTTCTGTGATGGAGTTTTTGATCAGACCCAAGAGCCAATGGTCGCATAGCCGGAGAAGCCGCAAGATACAACAATTCCGGGTTCCTTTAAAGCAGGCCCATGGTTGGATTGCGGCTGCTTCCATAACATATCTTGAAACATGTTATTACAGTTATCAGACACACGATTGGACCAAATCTCCTCAGCTCGTTAAACACAATCAACTCCTAGGCTATTCCTCGAAATACTCGGCTACCCATATTACTCAATCTGACATCAAGCCCGGCGTTATCGCAGCAAAGATCGATAAATTTCTGAAATCCGACCGATGTGTGCCTTGGATAGAGCATTTCATTATGATAATGATTGACGACGAGTCTCTGGATTCTCAGCCTATGGAGTTTGAAAAGCTTTCGTCTTGGTTGGGCAAAGCGGGACACTCGTTGGGGCTTCTACAGCGGGTCCAGACGTGCCTGAACCGTGAAATTGATAGACGGTCACAGCAGTACGGACAAGATGATTCGCGTACTGAACGAATTCGTTTATTCCTCGATGTTGTTCAAAATGGATTTTCATCCACTGGCCTTCAAGCTGTGGATCCTTCTTCAGTTGGAAGCGTCGGAGCACCAACCGACATCTCGTCAATACTACAATTACTTCGACACGAGACTCCTCTATCTCTTgaattaaaagctaatttgcttctgaagctgcaacttcatcttcagaaAGTCAAACAATTGACTGACCCTTTGCAAATCATGTTCCGCAttctgctggagaaggctTCGGGTCTGCCTATCTATGCACTCCTAATCGTTGGCAAATTCTATTTGGACATTGAGAAATTTGAAGAGTCTCTCGAGATTTACTTTAAGGCTCTTGATAAGTTAGAGGAAAGCGAAGTGCCCTTGAAGTATTTTAACATTTACAGGATTGGCGATGTCTATAAAGAGCTCAAGCAATATGATAAATCAATGGAGTACTATGCAAGGGCACTTGCAGGACGGGAGAAAATACTCGGACCGGAACATAAAGATACACTATCCACTTTACACAACATTAGCTATGTCTATTCTAAGCTTGGCCAACACGCTAAAGCAATGGAGTACGATGTAAGAGCACTTGCAGGGCGGGAGAAAATACTAGGGCCTAAACATAAAGATACGCTATCCACTTTACACGACATTGGATGCGACTATGTTAACCTTAAGCAATATGATAAAGCAATGGAGTACTATGCAAGGGCACTTGCAGGACGGGAGAAAATACTTGGACCAGAACATAAAGATACACTATCCACTTTACACAACATTAGCTATGCCTATTCTGAGCTTGGCCAACACGCTAAAGCAATAGAGTATGATATAAGGGCACTTGCAGGGCGGGAGAAAATACTAGGGCCTAAACATAAAGATACGCTATCCACTTTACACGACATTGGATGCGACTATGTTGACCTTAAGCAATATGATAAAGCAATGGAGTACTATGCAAGGGCACTTGCAGGACGGGAGAAAATACTTGGACCGGAACATGAAGATACACTATTAACTATTAATGCAATTAACTTGATCTGGGATGATCTTAGACAACACGACGAAGCATTAGAATACTTTTCAATATTTACaggagaggaggacgagaTAGTCGGGCCTGAATATGAAGACACACTACCGACTATTAATAACATTCACAACTCCCACGATAGTCTCGAGCAATACGACATACCCTCAGATGATCTCGTACAAACACTATCAGGACAGGAGAAGGAGGTATCAAAACCAGAGCGTAGAAATACTAAAGTGATACAAAGGTTGCTGGGTGTTATTTGTTGCAACTTCCAACGATAG